A window of Candidatus Vicinibacter proximus contains these coding sequences:
- a CDS encoding glycosyltransferase family 4 protein produces MVEKNRLISIRKFIENEEIQILHFHFGNVALRFSELINEFAEKCLISLYGYDYEYLPTKDSTTKGKYLSFSKRGVRFAVEGTFSKKLLESYGIESQNIVIIQMIFHRSTPKRIPSLTKPIILAQIATYTEKKGQDILLMALAKSKFKNRFKIIFHGEIANQKYYSRLQIIADNYQLKNVFFGGKLSVIEYIKLLGNIHILVNLSKRTKLNDTEGGCPVSIKDALTLGKPVFTTNHCDIPEIAVHGYNAWIAKENDIEDSANMLDQIASLSQSMYVAFSNHCLESTKTKLNSNLTAQQLAEAYKLIINENLFA; encoded by the coding sequence GTGGTTGAGAAAAATAGATTGATATCAATAAGAAAATTTATTGAAAATGAAGAAATTCAAATATTACATTTTCACTTTGGTAACGTAGCTTTGAGATTTTCTGAATTGATTAACGAATTCGCAGAAAAATGTTTAATTTCTCTCTATGGTTATGACTATGAGTATTTGCCAACTAAAGATTCTACTACCAAAGGTAAATATTTATCATTTTCAAAGCGTGGAGTTCGTTTCGCAGTAGAAGGAACTTTTAGTAAAAAATTACTTGAAAGTTATGGTATTGAGTCTCAAAATATAGTCATTATTCAAATGATATTTCATAGGTCAACACCTAAAAGAATTCCATCCCTCACTAAACCGATAATTCTTGCACAAATTGCAACTTATACAGAAAAAAAAGGACAAGACATTTTATTAATGGCTTTGGCTAAATCAAAATTTAAAAATAGATTTAAAATTATATTCCACGGTGAAATTGCAAATCAAAAATATTATTCCAGACTCCAAATTATTGCCGACAATTATCAACTAAAAAATGTCTTCTTTGGAGGTAAACTAAGTGTAATTGAATATATTAAGTTGCTTGGCAATATCCATATTTTAGTTAATCTTAGTAAAAGAACAAAACTAAACGATACAGAAGGTGGGTGTCCTGTAAGCATTAAAGACGCACTAACTCTTGGAAAGCCGGTATTTACTACAAATCATTGTGATATTCCCGAAATTGCTGTGCACGGTTACAATGCCTGGATTGCAAAGGAGAACGATATTGAAGATTCAGCAAATATGTTAGATCAAATTGCATCTTTGAGCCAATCCATGTACGTTGCTTTTTCAAATCACTGTCTGGAATCAACCAAAACCAAGCTTAATTCCAATCTTACAGCCCAACAATTGGCTGAGGCATATAAATTGATTATCAATGAAAATTTATTTGCTTAG
- a CDS encoding glycosyltransferase, which yields MKIYLLSPHKFPTRNPRTLRIEGVRKILSQKWTVQTLSSRLQRKINDKKNPTSYNLSKTRFARLLKLIAFPDVYIIDNIIIAFKYIFIHSNKDNVFITFSHPFSTHFTGLVSKMIWPKRIWIADIGDLYLNNPNQKLPKWVSPLLRCFESLVLNKSDYVILNSEEIFEHYKNNFQLNTLKTRVIYNGSLLNFVGLKSITNNFTNLSFIGNTYENVREGIKELQLILDTINSLHCKEIHTQIYLAGTQYIRLLELFQHNPGINFIPALKEIDLLELYQKTNILINFANKNYPGLPSKLYEYMLTGLPIIHFTFGSPDPSIPFLSDYPKFLIFHLELDKPEKLINFILENKNSCISSVPNPKYSPDDKWISLINSLDKH from the coding sequence ATGAAAATTTATTTGCTTAGTCCGCATAAATTTCCTACTAGAAATCCAAGAACGCTCAGAATTGAAGGCGTTCGTAAAATTTTATCACAAAAATGGACGGTCCAAACGCTTAGCTCTAGACTTCAGCGTAAAATTAATGATAAAAAGAATCCGACCAGTTACAATTTATCTAAAACAAGATTTGCTCGATTATTAAAATTAATTGCCTTTCCAGATGTATATATAATTGACAACATAATCATCGCTTTTAAATACATATTCATTCATTCAAATAAAGATAATGTTTTTATAACTTTTTCCCACCCATTTTCAACTCATTTTACAGGACTTGTAAGTAAAATGATTTGGCCTAAACGAATATGGATTGCTGATATAGGAGATCTTTACCTCAATAATCCAAATCAAAAATTGCCAAAGTGGGTTTCACCTCTTTTAAGATGCTTTGAGAGCTTAGTCCTAAATAAATCTGATTATGTTATATTAAATTCAGAAGAAATCTTTGAACACTACAAAAATAATTTTCAGCTAAATACACTTAAAACTAGAGTAATATACAATGGTAGCCTTTTGAATTTTGTAGGTTTAAAATCAATTACAAACAATTTTACCAATTTGAGTTTCATTGGCAATACTTACGAAAACGTGAGAGAAGGCATAAAGGAACTTCAGCTAATTTTAGATACTATAAATTCACTTCATTGTAAAGAAATCCATACTCAAATTTATCTTGCAGGAACTCAATACATCAGATTACTAGAACTGTTTCAGCATAATCCTGGAATTAATTTTATTCCGGCCTTAAAGGAAATTGACTTGTTAGAACTTTATCAAAAAACAAACATCTTAATAAACTTTGCTAACAAAAATTATCCGGGACTTCCTAGCAAACTTTATGAGTACATGCTAACAGGACTACCTATAATTCACTTTACTTTTGGGTCTCCTGACCCATCTATACCTTTTCTTTCAGATTATCCAAAATTTCTAATTTTTCATTTAGAATTAGATAAGCCAGAGAAATTAATAAATTTCATTTTAGAAAACAAAAATTCCTGTATTTCTTCAGTGCCAAATCCAAAATATTCTCCAGATGACAAATGGATTTCATTAATTAATAGCTTGGATAAGCATTAA